AGTTCCCCCGAGCGTTGAGAGAGCTTGAGAAAACAGGTGTGGGTGGCTATACCAGGACTGTGGGCGCAGGACTGTCCCCTCTCCAAGGTGCTGAACCTCCATCCTCTGCCCCAGGCACCTTACCCTTCCCGATGACCTGCACTGAGGCTCTGCTGGTACGAGAGAAGACACAACACGGTGCAGGTTCAGGGGGGAGGCCTCCAGCCCACCCCCATCTCAGGGTCTACGGGAAAGAGCCCTGCTCCTTGGAAAAGCCGACCTCACCAACCACCTTCTCCGCCCTCGACAGAGGCACTGCCAGAGGACGAGTTTGACCTGGAAGGGGACTTGGCAGGGCGGTGACAAGGGAGTGGCTCCAGCAGGGAGGAAGGATGCCAGAACACCCCCCTGACCTGCACCTGCCCTGGGCAGCTACCCCAGACCCGACAGTTTCAGGGGCTTGGAACTGCAGTCATCACGGGGTTGGGGAGCAAGCCTCCAGCTGCACAGATAATTCCTTGAGCGGCCGCAGGCAGATCActtccctgctctgggctccACGCACCCCAACCCCACACCCTCACTGGACCCGGACCACCTCCTGACCCCTGATCGCTAACTTTGCCAGAAACCCAGGCTTGGGGATGGGCGTTGTTCCCCCAGGTCTCCCCACTCCCAGGGAGGCCGGGTGGCGTCACGACAAGTCTGGGCCGCAAGGCAGAGTGTCAGTTAAAAGAAGATGCGGTGGCCAATTACAAAGCCCTGACCCAACGCGGGTCTTCGTTCCTTAAACCTTCACAGCTGCCTGTAAGGTACTGAGCCCAGGAGAGGCGGAtgctgcccagggccacacatCGAGTCAGCACACGGTGGGGGGTACCAGGCACCTGGCCTTCTGAGAGCCACTCCACTCTGCCTGCCCCACGTGCCTCTGTAGCTCAGCCCAAGCACCCTCGGGCCCCAGCAGGGACATCACCGGGCCTCTGCTCTCAGGGcgcctcctgccccagcccatCTTACCAGACTCCAGGAAGGTCTGTCCCAAGGTTAACCCGAGGGATGCTGCTGACAGGGGCTCTGGACTTGGACCTGAATCTCAACCCTGCCTCCTGCTGGCTCTGTGGCTTTGAGCCACTCCGCTCCTGACTTGCTTACcctgcctgtaaaatgggagcatTCATAGCCCTTACCCATGACGGGCTTCATTAAGGGGTGTCGGTGACGCAGTGCTTGCTGAGTAGGTGAGAATCAGGATTGCCTGTccggacagagaaagaggagaggaggccCCAAGGCGTAGAAAGAGGGAGGCCGTTGGGAAACAAGAATGCCTCACCTGGACGTTGAAGTTGTCCGCAGCGTAAATCCCTCCACTTACCCAACTTTTCATAAAGCCTCCTTGAAGGGGTGCACGTTAGTTAGGGACTAGCACTGGGCCCCACATCGAGGTGGGTGTGATGTAGACACAGACTAATGGACCAAAGCAGAAGGGGGGCATTCGGTGCAGACGTGGCCTGAGCCTCGAGGCCCCAGAAATGCCGGAGGGCCACCAACAGGCCCCCTCTGTAGCATGGCGGATAAAGtcgttttggggttttgttttttggtttgtttgtttgagttttggggtttttggggttttttaagctctatgcccaacacggggcttgaactcgtgaccctgagatcaagagtcacgtgctctactgactgagccggccaggcaccccgtagctttgaagtttacttatttatcaaaACTAGCCCTGCTCCGGTGTAAGGATTCCAGTAGGTGGACCATTTGGAAGGAAAATAGCGGGCCTCCTCGGCCACTGCACTTCTCGCAGAGGCAGCCGCGTGTACCTCTTCCAGCCGAGGCTTCTGGCCTTTGCCTTCACGTCTGGAGCATCCTGAGTTACTGCCTCTCCGCGTGGCAGCTTCAGTCATAATCTGTTGACTTTCCACTAGGGAAGCTGAGGATTTCGTTCTTCCCTTCCCTGACCCAGCCACACTCTCAACAACTAAACGATCATCTTGGTCGGGGCCACATTCAGCACGGGTGCCAGTACAGCTCTATAAACGTCACTCTCGGCTGGGACAGGAGACCAAGTTCATCTGCACACCTCACTTCCCTTGGGGGTGTCTCACATCtgcttaaatttctttcaagtttattttgagagagagacagagagagtgtgtgtgtgtgtgtgctcacgttagcaggggaggggcagaaagggagagggagagagagaatcccatgcaggctccacgctgtccgtgaagagccctgtgcggggcttgaactcacaaattgtgagaccgtgacctgagctgaaatcaagagttgacgcttaacagactgagccacccaggcgcccctcacattgtcttaatttttaataaattcatcaCCAGTTCAGCTCCAAACTTTTTACCAAATCTTGAAAGCTCTTTTTAAGATCTTTGGACTCAATATACTTCATGAGGGTCTGGACAGAATGCTAACCAGTTTTTTGCTATGAGACCCTAGTAACTGCCCCATTATAATTTATAGTACATTCATGATTATGTTCAATGGAATGTTCAGTAACAGGAAATAGTAACATACCTAATATGCATTTGTTCATTATGATTTATACCGGAAATTACATAGCACTCTTAAGAAACAATAACTACTGAAaaagtagggtttttttgttaacgtatatttatttttgagagagagagacacacatagagtgtgagtgggggaggggaggagagaaagggagacacagaatctcaagcaggctccaggctcccagctgtcaacacagagcccaatgaggggcttgaactcatgaaccgtgagatcgtgacctgagccaaagtcggatgcttagccgactgagccacccaggcgcccctgaaaaaaagttttaatgtttagaCTCAACAAGTGTTCTGACTACCCCTGAGCCTCGGACCACCCCTAGTGGAACTCCCTATCGGAAGTCTTGTCTCCTGGACCTCATACCTTCCCGTTTCATGGTTTACTCCCTGGTCTTGGTGGAGCATATTCCCTAGTAACTTTCTGAGAAAGGGGGCAGGGGATGCTTGAAAAATCTGACACACATGAAATGTCCCTGTTCCACTGCTTGACTGATGGGCATAGAATTCGGATAGGTACAGAATTCTATGTTGGAAATCCTCTCCCTTTAGCATTTTGGGAtttgctcttttccatttttatggatTATCTCTCGCTGTGTTGCAAAGTAGCTCAAAGGTGTCAGATTGAAGTGCTTTTCTgcgggtcaggaatttgggagtggCTTAGCTAGCTGGTGCAGCCTAGACTCCTCCGTAAGTTTGCGGCAAAGCCGTCGGCCAGTCACCTGGCCTTAACTGGAACCGGAGGAGCAACCTCCAAGACGGGTCCCTCACCACCTTGGTGATTTGATGGGTGACCAGCAAATTACGCCAGTGGTTGctaggaggcctcagttcctccccCATGTGGCCCCCACAGGGACACTGAGTGgcctcacaacatggcagctggcctCCCCCAGAGCAACTGATCCCAAAAAAAGCCAGACAGAAGTTGCAGCGTCCCTTAGGGCCTGGCCACAGAATAACACACATCTCAACCGTATCCTACCCCCAAGCTTTAGTCTGGCAGAGgactgtgcagagcccgacgcggggctcgctcTCATGACACTGGagtcatgacctgcgctgaaatcaagagtcgggcactcaaccgactgagccccccaggcatcccgGGATTGGCTAGCTTCTTAACGCTTCCAGAAGGACTCAGTGCCGCCAATCCCCAAGCCGATTTCCCCTTCCGTTGCCGATTTAGAGTTGCTTTCTAGAGGGTTATTTCCACCTGTCCATTTCCCCAGCTTCCAAAACGGGAACGCTGCCTCCTCTCCCATAGCCTCCGTCCTCATAcattcatgtgtttttaaaaattctctttcccggggcgcctgggtggctcagccagttgagcgtctgacttcagctcaggtcacgatctcaccattagtgcgtctgagccccacattgggctgctCTCTGCCGtccctgtggagcctgcttcggatcctctgcccaccccctctctctctgcccttccctcacttgcggtctctctctctctcaaaaataaaagacatttaagaaaCCTCTCTCTCCCATCTTGCATAGGGTTTCAGGAGGGAGCAAACATAAATGCATCCCCCACCTCCGTCCAGAAGCCATCGTTGTCACGGAGGCCCCCCTCCGGCCTTAGGAGGAAGTTAAGGGTGAGGGACGGAGCCAAGATTCATTCCGGGGCCATCTGTCATCCAGGTGCAATTCCTGGCTCCTGGAGCGTCCTGTCCTCCCTGCCGGAAAGCCGGGGCGAGCAGGAGTCACGGGGTCAATTCCCGGAATCCCAGGGtcagggaggctgggggcagggctgggcactGGACAAACAGATCAAAGGTGAGACCATGAGGCTCCAGATACGGCCTGGTCAGCTGGATGGGTGCACGATGAGGTGAGTGGaccaccgcgccccccccccccctccaccagcCTCCCCCGCAGGGGCGAGGGGTGAGGACAGGCCTCCGGGCCCTCACCCACCCCCGTGCCGCCCCCCTCAGGCTGCTGCTGATCTTCCTgggcctgctgtggggctcggcAGCCGCACGCCAGGGCCCGCAGTGGCCCGAGCCCGTGTTCGGGCGCCTGGCATCTCCTGGCTTCCCCGGGGAGTATGGCAACAACCAGGACCAGCGCTGGACCCTGAGGGCTCCCCCCGGCTACCGCCTGGGCCTCTACTTCACCCATTTCCACCTGGAGCTCTCCTACCTCTGCGAGTATGACTTTGTCAAGGTGCCGACGGAGCGGGGCGTGACCCGGACCCTCTCGGGGGCTGGGGGCTCCCGACGAAGGGGCCCCGCggcggcagggggggggggggctgggccgGGACACGTGGGAGCGGGGTCTGGCCTccgagggagggaaggagggacggCGGGCCTTGCGtcttgccctccctccctgtgaCCCCGACCCTACAGCTGAGCTCAGGGACCAAGGTGCTGGCCACGCTGTGCGGGCAGGAGAGCACAGACACGGAGCGGGCCCCCGGCAACGACACTTTCTACTCACCGGCCTCCAGCCTGGATGTCACCTTCCACTCCGACTACTCCAACGAGAAGCCCTTCACGGGCTTTGAGGCCTTCTATGCGGCAGAGGGTGAGCCgagaggaggtgggggcgggggagggcccATCTGCGGGCCGGGGGCGACTCTGTCTTGGGCCAGGCCAGCTCTCCCTTCAGCCTCACCTCCCCGAGGCTGGATTCCTGCCAAGCCAGCCGGAGAGAAGTCCGCAGCTCAGTCCAACACCATCCCCGGTGCAAATATCGGTCACAGCCATGCCTTCCGCCCTCCGACTGAGCCTGACGGTGCGGAGCCAGGGACATGCCCACAGCCCCCCCTGTGGTGCAAGGGCCCAGGGAGCCCACTTACCCCGCCGAGAACGGACGGCCCGGCACACTGTACTTGTGCGTGGGCCTCGAGCCTGACTCGATTTCACATGGCGGCtccagggcggggggggggggggggggccgctgtgtgacctcgggcaagtggctcaacctctctgtgctcctcagGAGGGTGCAGCGGGGTTTGGCGGAACCTGCTCGGTGGG
The sequence above is drawn from the Neofelis nebulosa isolate mNeoNeb1 chromosome 2, mNeoNeb1.pri, whole genome shotgun sequence genome and encodes:
- the MASP2 gene encoding mannan-binding lectin serine protease 2 isoform X3, which codes for MRLQIRPGQLDGCTMRLLLIFLGLLWGSAAARQGPQWPEPVFGRLASPGFPGEYGNNQDQRWTLRAPPGYRLGLYFTHFHLELSYLCEYDFVKLSSGTKVLATLCGQESTDTERAPGNDTFYSPASSLDVTFHSDYSNEKPFTGFEAFYAAEDIDECQVPPGEAPPCDHHCHNHLGGFYCSCRAGYVLHRNKRTCSEQSP